TGGAAAATGGGGAATAGTTTTTGATTGTCAATTAATCATCTCAAAATCTTTTATTATTTCTTAATTCTACCCTCTTGATTTTCATAATTTTCCCTTAGAAAAAGAGAGATAATTGTTAATCATAAATTTGAATATTAATTAACTGCTCTGTGTTTAAAGCTAGTTTAAAAATTAATATAGCATAATAAAATAATTAAAAAATAATGGAATTATCTAAGAGAATTAAACCATTAAAAAGTAATGTTTTTGCTGATATGGATCAGGCAAAATCTGAGGCAGTAAAAAATGGTAAAAATTTAATTGATTTGTCTTTAGGTTCAGCTGATTTACCTACCCCTAAACATATTTTAAGGGCGATCGCCTCTTCTTTGGATAATTCCGCAAACCATGGTTATTTATTACACCGAGGCACATCAGAATTTAGACAGGTAATAGCAGATTGGTATGGGCAAAGATTTGGGGTAAAAGTTGATCCTGATACCGAAGTATTGCCCCTCATTGGCTCTCAGGAAGGCACTGCCCATTTACCCCTAACTGTCCTAAATGAAGGGGATTACGCCCTAGTATTAGATCCGGGTTATCCTTCCCATGCGGGGGGTGTATATCTGGCAGGGGGGCATATTTACCCCATGGCTTTGTTAGCCGAAAATGATTTTTTACCCCAATTTGAGCAGATTCCCCATGACATTTTATCTCGCTCAAAAATGATGATTTTGAGTTATCCCCACAACCCCACCAGTGCGATCGCCCCTAAAAGTTTTTTTGAAAAAGCAGTTAATTTTTGTGAGCAAAATGAGCTTGTTTTAGTTCATGACTTTCCCTATTTAGATATTTATTTTGACAATAAAAAACCCCCCTCAATATTACAAACAGATCCAGAAAAAAAAGTTTCTATCGAATTTTTTACCTTTTCAAAATCTTATAATATGGGTGGATTTAGAATTGGTTTTGCCATTGGTAATAGTCTATTAATTACCGCCCTTAAACAAGTAAAATCAGTCATCGACTTTAATCAATATAAAGGCATTTTAGAAGGTGCTATGGTTGCCCTCACCTCCTCCCAAGAATGCGTCCAAGAAACCGTCAACATTTATCGTCAAAGACGAGACTTTTTAGTTAACTCCCTAAGAAATATTGGCTGGGAAGTCGATACCCCCTCCGCCACCCTTTATCTATGGGCAAAATTACCCCCTAAATACAACGATTCCATTAAGTTTTGTGTCGATTTAGTTCAAGCCACAGGAGTCGCCCTTTCCCCGGGGGCAGGTTTTGGGAAGCAGGGCGAAGGCTATGTGAGGTTTGCCCTAGTGCAACCTGTGGAGGTTTTGCAAGAGGCAGTAGATAGAATTGGGGTTTTCCTTCACACCATGGACAAAAACAAATTATTATGAGAATATGAAGGGTGAATAATTTAAAAAATCGTCCTTTTATTTGGCGATAGTATCAATTTAATACATTTATAACAAAAAACTGGAGAAGTAAAAATGGACTGGAGAATTGTTGTTGTATTGTTACCTCTAGGGATTGCCGCAGGTTGGGCTGTTTTTAATATTGGTGCAGTGGCTATCAGTCAATTACAAAACTTCCTTGCTAAACGTAATGAGCAAGGCTAAATGAATAATTGACAATTAACAATGGACAATGGACAATTGAAGCTAATTGGTTTCTGGTAACTTATTATTTAGGTATCTTGAATTAATCTTTATTTTTGATAAACGTGCAAAAAGTTCAGGAAAATATGTCCTATTAACTTTTTGGATTAATAAGAATAGAGATTAGAAAAAACCAGATCAATTAATTTTGGTTGTATATTGTCCGTTGTGTTGTGGAACAAAAAAAAGAGTTGTTGCGAAATCCGCTCAGGAGAGTAAACTAATCAAATTAATCAACGAATATATTAAAACAACCTCAATTCGAGATAATGATTGTCAGTCTGGTAGGGGACGTAGCATGCTGCGTCCGTACAGGTTACTGGTGACAGGTTGCAGGTAATAGTTTGTTAATTGTCCATTATCAATTGTCAATTGTCAATTTGTAAAAAATTTCCCCCTTTGTGTTTGTGAAAGATATAGTTCAACAAGATACCATAGTTGCGATCGCCTCGGCAGTAGTACCAAATCAGGGTAGTATTGGTATAGTAAGATTGAGCGGTGTTGATGCCCTAAAAATTGCCCAGAAAATATTTAAACCCCTAGGAAAACCAAAATGGCAATCCCATCAAGTCATTTATGGTTATGTAAAAAACCCTATTACCGATAAAGTCGTTGACGAAGCATTGTTGATTTATATGCAATCTCCCCGCTCGTTTACAAGGGAAGACGTGATAGAGTTTCATTGTCATGGGGGTATTATTCCCGTGCAACAGGTATTAGAATTATGTTTAGAATATGGCGCGAGGTTAGCCAATGGGGGGGAATTTAGTTTACGGGCGTTTCTCAATGGCAGAATTGACTTAACCCAAGCTGAAAGTATTGCCGAGATGATAGGGGCAAAATCTGCCTATGCTTCTCAAGTTGCCTTGGCTGGATTACAAGGAAAACTCGCCCAACCGATTAGGGATATGCGTCACAATCTTTTGGATATTTTGGCGGAGGTGGAAGCAAGAATTGATTTTGAGGATGATTTACCCCCCCTCGATGAGACACAAATTATTAAAGATGTTGAGCAAAATTTAACTAAGATAAAACATATTTTAGCCACAAAAGAACAAGGAGAATTGTTGCGCAGTGGTTTAAAAGTTGCCATTGTCGGGCGCCCCAATGTGGGAAAATCTAGTTTATTGAATGCTTGGAGTAAGAGCGATCGCGCCATAGTTACAGATCTACCAGGAACCACTAGGGATGTGGTAGAATCTCAACTGGTGGTAAATGGTATCCCCATCCAAGTATTAGACACCGCAGGTATTAGGGAAACAGAAGATACCGTCGAAAAAATTGGTGTGATGCGATCGCTCAAAGCCGTTAACCAAGCAGATTTAGTCTTGTTTACCATCTCTGGGGAAACAGGATGGATGTCAGAAGACGAGGAAATCTATCAACAAATCAAACACCTTAATATCATCCTTATCATCAATAAAATTGATATTGCTAAGGAAAACTTAACCTACCCCCCAGAAATAAGCCAGATAGTCAAAACCGCCGCCACCATCCAACAAGGTATTACCGACTTAGAAAACGCCATCATCAACACCGTAGAAACAGGCATCACCCAAGCCCAAGATTTAGACATCGCCATCAACCAAAGACAAGCCGCAGCCCTTACCCGTGCCAAAGTAGCCTTAAATCAAGTACAAGAAACCATCGATAATCAACTACCCCTCGATTTTTGGACTATTGATTTACGTAGTGCCATTCAAGCCTTAGGAGAAATTACAGGGGAGGAGGTGACAGAGTCGGTTTTAGATCGAATTTTTAGCCGTTTTTGTATTGGTAAGTAGGGGCGGCCGAAAAGTGCTTAGGTTAGGATATTAAGAGGGATGGGGAGTATGGGAGATAGGGGGTGATAGCTTACACTAAACCCGTAAATAAAAATGGCGTTGGTAAATTAAGATATGATTTTTAGTTGAGTTTGGCAATAGGGAATGGGTAATGGGCAATAGTAATAATAGTTTTTATACTATACATTTACTGTAATTCAATAATGCTTCATACTCAAAATCAGCAATGCCATAAAAATATACCCTAGTTCAATTTATTGAACGATAAACCGTTAGCCTTGTAATTTATTGCAAGGGGAGTGATGATTTATTTTCTGTGGATCATTTTTCATTAAACCCTAACGACTTGTTTTAATTCTCATGTTAAAATGTCTTAATAAAAGTATCATTTCAAAATATATTAAATTTTCAGCACTTTTAAAGACAATTATCATTATTACATTTTAGTTATTAACTAACCTTAAAATCAACCCCCACGGGGTAAGTTTAATCAAACATTCTAATTATAAATCCAGTCAAACTATGACGACAAAAACTGATAACAAAAACAATTTGTTCTCTTGGCAAATAATATGTGTTTTCTTGGTACTTTTTTTTGGAGGAGTAGGATTTGCGGCCACCTCCATGTTATTAAGGTTACCAACAAATAATAGTTGCAATAGGTTGTCTTTGTTATTTAGTTCTGCTACCAACCGCTTATACTGCGCCCAGCTGAGGGCTGAAGATAATACCGTAGAAGGTTTTTTGGGAGCTATTGATTTAGTGGCAGATTTACCAGAAGATCATCCCCTGATTAGTGAAGTTGATCGATATATTACCACATGGTCCGATCGCATCTTAGCCATTGCCCAAGACAAATACGAACAAGGTAAGTTAGAGGAGGCGATCGCCATTGCCGAAAAAATTCCCACCCGTGAAGCTAACCAAGAATTAATTACTCAAACCATCGCTACATGGCAAGAGGTTTGGGAAGAGGGAGAAAGTATTGTGGCTGATATAGAAGAAAAGTTGCGCCGTGGACAATGGAATCAAGCATTTTTGGAAACCGTTAAACTTCTCGACTTAGATAATAACTATTGGAGTAGTACCCGATACGATGAAATGGTACAAACCATTACCCTTGCCCAAGAAGAAAGTGGCGAACTAGACGAGGCCTTTGCCTCCATTAACCGAGGAGGCATTGATAATTTAATTAAAACCATCGAGATTGCTTCAAAAATTCCCCAATCTAGCTTTTCCTATGATCGAGCAAGGGAATTAGCCATGGATGCCGAAAACCAAATCATGGATATTGTCACAGATTTAATAGATGATAATAACTGGAGCGAAGTTAGCGCCATTGCCCGTCAAATTCCTAACAATAGCCCCCTAAGAGATAAGGCCAATGATTGGTCAAGTTTAGCTAGTGCAGGAAGAAACGCCAATTTAAACACTGTATCGGGTTTGAATTTAGCCCTTTCCCAATTAGATAAAATTTCCCCTGATAGCGGGGTTTACTCTGAAAGTAGGGAGCTAAAAAATCGCTGGACTTTACAAAAAGAAGACCTAATTTATCTTACCGAAGCAAAAGACTTGGCAAGACCGGGTAATATTGATAGTTTACAACAGGCGATCGCCCGAGCCGAATTTATCAGCGACGAAAATCCTTTACACTCCGAAGCCCAACAAGAAATCAGAAAATGGAGAAGGGAAATTCAAATCAAAGAAGATCAACCCTACCTCAATCGAGCAAG
The nucleotide sequence above comes from Cyanobacterium stanieri LEGE 03274. Encoded proteins:
- a CDS encoding LL-diaminopimelate aminotransferase, whose translation is MELSKRIKPLKSNVFADMDQAKSEAVKNGKNLIDLSLGSADLPTPKHILRAIASSLDNSANHGYLLHRGTSEFRQVIADWYGQRFGVKVDPDTEVLPLIGSQEGTAHLPLTVLNEGDYALVLDPGYPSHAGGVYLAGGHIYPMALLAENDFLPQFEQIPHDILSRSKMMILSYPHNPTSAIAPKSFFEKAVNFCEQNELVLVHDFPYLDIYFDNKKPPSILQTDPEKKVSIEFFTFSKSYNMGGFRIGFAIGNSLLITALKQVKSVIDFNQYKGILEGAMVALTSSQECVQETVNIYRQRRDFLVNSLRNIGWEVDTPSATLYLWAKLPPKYNDSIKFCVDLVQATGVALSPGAGFGKQGEGYVRFALVQPVEVLQEAVDRIGVFLHTMDKNKLL
- the mnmE gene encoding tRNA uridine-5-carboxymethylaminomethyl(34) synthesis GTPase MnmE, which codes for MKDIVQQDTIVAIASAVVPNQGSIGIVRLSGVDALKIAQKIFKPLGKPKWQSHQVIYGYVKNPITDKVVDEALLIYMQSPRSFTREDVIEFHCHGGIIPVQQVLELCLEYGARLANGGEFSLRAFLNGRIDLTQAESIAEMIGAKSAYASQVALAGLQGKLAQPIRDMRHNLLDILAEVEARIDFEDDLPPLDETQIIKDVEQNLTKIKHILATKEQGELLRSGLKVAIVGRPNVGKSSLLNAWSKSDRAIVTDLPGTTRDVVESQLVVNGIPIQVLDTAGIRETEDTVEKIGVMRSLKAVNQADLVLFTISGETGWMSEDEEIYQQIKHLNIILIINKIDIAKENLTYPPEISQIVKTAATIQQGITDLENAIINTVETGITQAQDLDIAINQRQAAALTRAKVALNQVQETIDNQLPLDFWTIDLRSAIQALGEITGEEVTESVLDRIFSRFCIGK
- a CDS encoding photosystem II protein Y; translation: MDWRIVVVLLPLGIAAGWAVFNIGAVAISQLQNFLAKRNEQG